Within the Sphingobacteriales bacterium genome, the region GCTGCCCCAAAGCTCGGCGCGATGATTGCGCAGGGTGGTACGGAAAGTTTTATCGCCCAAACCATAAAAAAATTCGCCGCCGAAGAGCTGTTTGCTCATACTCACGGTTTTGCCGCCGCCGTGCGGCAGTTCTTCCCACGAAAATCCGGTTTCGTCTTCACAAATCACCTGCCCCGAACGATTGAGCAGGCGCACTTTCATTCCTTGTTTTTGTACCAAACAAATTACTCTGCCGGTAGTAATACGATAATGCTCATCTTTATCCTTAAATTCTATTTCGCAGGGAATTTGCTGAAATTCGGGATTGAGGGCATAAGAAAAATCTTTTAAATAAAGACCATCTGTGGAATAGCGAAAACGCAAAATGCGCGGTGTCAGCACTTCTATCAGGAGCGCAACGCCATTGGCGGTTTGAAATAAAAATTGATTGTCTGCGTGGTGTAATTCACCTTTTACTACTACATCCGGCGTAAGTGTGCGTTGTTCTGTTGCTGCCATACAGAAATATAATATTGTTTTTTTAAAAGTCGCAAAGCTAAAAAATATTCCTAACACTTAGCCTATTTGTATCAAAGCTGCTCAAAGTTTATCAACAACGTTTGGATGAGAAAAAGATTTTTAGCCTTATTTTTGACAGATGTAGTATGTTTTTTCAAATTTTTATTATTTTTCACAAAAATATCACAGCATCATTTACTCTTATTTCTTTTTTTTATGACAACAACACTACTTTCCTTATTTCGTTATACTTGGATAGTTTATGTATTAATGCTCGGTGCTATAACTATACAAGCTCAACAAATATCGCAGTTTGGCGGCAACCGAACGCCCAACGCTGCATTTAAAACTTTTGAAGAAGATTTAGCTCCTTTTTATCACGGTGTGGCTTCGGGCGACCCCACCGCTCACAGCATTATTTTGTGGACGCGCGTAACGCCTCCCGACCTCAACACTGAATCCATAGATGTATTTTGGCAAATAGCCCGAGATACTGCTTTTTCCCAAATTGTGCAAGAAGGCAGCAGCAGCGCAATAGCTTCCAAAGATTTTACGGTGAATGTAAAAGTAGATAATTTAGACGCGGGAACGGTGTATTATTATGGTTTTTACGCTTTGGGAAAAACCTCTATCGTAGGACGCACGCGCACCGCCCCTACCGACAGCGAGCATTTGAGATTTGCGGTGGTATCGTGTAGCAATTATCAGCACGGCTATTTCAATTCTTATGCCCGCATTGCCGAGCGCAATGATTTAGATGCCGTTATTCATTTGGGCGATTATATTTATGAATATGGTGCTGATACGGCTGATGCAAGATTAGGGCTTTTGCCTGACGAAGAAATTTTGGAACTCGCCGATTACCGCACACGCCATTCTTTTTATAAACTCGACCCCGATTTGCGCCGCCTCCACCAAATGCACCCCATTATTGCGGTGTGGGACGACCACGAAGTTGCCAACGATGCCTATAAAGACGGAGCCGAAAATCATACACCTGCCACTGAAGGAGACTACCACGAACGCAAAAGTGCCGCCCAACAAGCCTATATGGAGTGGATGCCGATGGATACTGACGGCAGCGACAACAGCAAAATTTACCGAAAACTCTCTTACGGAAATCTGGCAGATTTGATTATGCTCGACACCCGCCACTATGCCCGCGACAAGCAAATAGAGAGTTTGGAAGACAGCACTTTCCACAGCGATACACGCACCATGCTGGGAGATGTACAGAAAGAATGGCTCAAAACTGAACTTTCCAATTCTACCGCTAAATGGAAACTCATCGGAAACCAAATTTTATTTGCGCCCCTCATTATAGAACCTCTGATTGTGCTTAATGCCAGTGCGCTCTCTATTTTGCGCGATATTTGGGAAGGCTACCCCAATGAGCGCAACGAACTTGTACAATTTATCAGCGATAACGAAATGGATAATATTGTTTTTCTGACCGGTGATATTCACGCTACTTTTGCCTTTGACGTAACCCCTTATCCGGGTACGGATACCACGCTTTATAATCCCAATACCGGACTCAATTCAGTAGCCGTAGAATTTGTAACCACCAGTATCAGCAGCGACGGATTCAATGAATATGTAGGTGACGCTTCGGCGACCTTCTTAGAAAATATCCTCAAAAATATCAATAAGCAAATACGCTTGAGCAACTTTTTTGAACACGGATATTTTGTTTTAGATGTAACCGAAGATAAAACGCAAGCCGATTGGTTTTTTGATAGCAACCGCTTAGTACCCAACAACACTGAAAATTTCTTCAAAGCCTGCTATACCCTCGCAGGTGAAAATCATATTCGTATCAGCGACCAACCCAGCACAGGCAAAAGCACTTTGGACATCGTGCCTCCTGCGGTTACACGCCCGCCTTTTGATTTTGTAGGCATACACGATGCTACTTTATACCAAAACAGTGGTTCTCAGTTGGTTTTGTTGCATTTATTACCCAATCCTGCCACCGACTTTATACAAATCGGCTACGCACTCAACGAAGCTACTACTGTATCAGTGAATTTAGTAGCTGCCAATGGTACTATCCACTCCTTAGCTACTGCTCAAACACAATCAAAGGGATTATACAGTCGTATATTTGATGTAAGCCAATTGCCCACTGGTGCTTATACTTTATTGATAAGCAGCCAACGAGGTAATATTGCTACACAATTGCAAATCGTACATTAAGCATATATTTGTTACAAAAAAACTACATTATATTTTCAATAACCGCAATTAAATATACATAAATAATAATATTAAGATGTTTTTTTTATAAAAAAAGTATTTGTATATTATTTTGTACATTTATACCAAAATTGGCATAATTTTAGTTGTGTGTCACTTATAAAGTCGCTAAAAATAGTCGCCAAGCTAATGTGCAACTTTTGTTAAAATATTGTCCTTATTACGGGTTGTTCGCTGTTATGCGTCATTTAAGCCTGCTTTGCTGGTCATTATTATTGATAAAAATCGCTGCTCCATTTTGCTTCAGTTGCTTTTTGCGGTTTATCCATTTATTTTTTATAAGCTAAAAATTAATTTCGCTGATGGCAAAGGTTTTAATTGTAGATGACGAAAAAGGAATCCGCAGAACACTGCGGGAAATTTTGGAGTATGAGGGGTATTCGGTTGATGAAGCCGAAGATGGTGTAGATGGCTTGAATTGTATTAAAATGAACCGCTACGATTTGGTGTTTTTGGATATAAAAATGCCGAAATTAGATGGTATGGAGGTATTGGCTCAGGCTTTAGAGTTTAATCCAGAACTGCCGATAATCATTATATCGGGGCACGGCACGATGGAAACTGCCGTAGAAGCGGTACGAAATGGTGCTTTTGACTATATCTCAAAGCCACCCGATTTGAATCGTCTTTTGATTACCGTGCGCAATGCTTTGGATAAATCCACTTTGCTATCGGAAACCAAAACCCTGAAACGCCGTGCCAACAAAACACGCGAAATTATCGGTACATCAACAGCCATCAAAAAAATAAAAGAAACCATTGAACGCATTGCTCCCACCGATGCCCGCGTATTGATTACGGGCAGCAACGGAACAGGCAAAGAGTTGGTGGCGCGGTGGATACACGAAAAAAGCAACCGCACCGATGGCCCGATGATTGAAGTAAACTGCGCCGCTATTCCTTCGGAACTCATCGAAAGCGAACTCTTTGGACACGAAAAAGGGGCTTTTACTTCTGCTATCAAGCAGCGTATCGGAAAATTTGAACTCGCCAACGGCGGCACACTCTTTTTGGACGAAGTGGGCGATATGAGCCTCTCGGCGCAAGCCAAGGTGCTGCGAGCCTTACAAGAAAATAAAATTACCCGCGTAGGCGGCGACCGCGAAATTCCGGTGAATGTGCGCATTGTGGCAGCTACCAACAAAAACCTGCTGGAACTCATCGCCGAACGCAAATTCCGCGAAGACCTCTACCACCGTTTGGCAGTGATTTTGGTACATGTGCCTTCTTTAGACGACCGAAAAGAGGATATTCCCTTGATGGCAGAAATGTTTGTTGCTGAAATTTGTAACGACTACAACATGAAACCCAAACAAATTACAGCTGCCGCTTTGGAGGAGTTACAACGCTCTCATTGGTCGGGTAATGTGCGGGAGTTGCACAATGTTATTGAACGTTTGGTGATATTGAGCGACAAACAAATTACTGATAAAGATGTACGCTCTTATGTAATACCCAACACCTTTTCGCTCAACCAAAGCAACAGCGGCAATGGCGGTTTTGATTATGACCAGTTTGATAAATTTCAGGATTTTAAAGACTATGCCGAAAAGTTGTTCTTAGAGCATAAACTAGCAAAAAATGCTTGGAATGTATCCAAAACGGCAGAAGAAATAGATATACAACGCAGCCACCTCTACAATAAAATAGAGAAGTTCAATCTAAAAAGAAATTAATATAAATTAACCAAACAAGTATTTTTTCTTATTCATTAATAATCAAAATATTAGCCTTTTGTTATTAAAGTAATACTATATAGAAAAACAAATAAAAAAAATTGCTCTTTATATGTAACTAATTGGGAATGTTCCGTCAGAAGTGTTAAAAATTTGAGTCACTTATTTTATAATCCTTAACATTTTAAACAACAAACTTCTTATGGGACTTATTCAGGAATACAAAGATTTTATTGCCAAGGGCAATGTAATTGATTTGGCAGTGGGTGTTGTCATCGGCGGTGCTTTCGGAAAGATTGTCGGCTCGGTAGTTGATGATTTGATTATGCCGCCTGTCGGTATGCTGTTGGGCAACGACTTTTCGGCGATGAAACTTACTTTAAAAAATGCTGTGATGGAGGGCGAAAAAATAATATCTCCCGAAATAGCCATTAAATATGGCAATTTTATCACTGTACTCATTCAGTTTTTGATTATCGCTTTTGTATTGTTTTTGGTGGTAAAAGCCTATAATAATATGAAAAAAGCAGAAGCTGCCGCACCTGCGCCACCGCCTGCCAGCGAAGTATTATTGACAGAAATCCGCGACTTACTGAAAAGATAATCACTTTTTTTAGTACATTTTAAAGTAAAACTCCGCAGAATATCTCAATTTTGCGGAGTTTTTTTGTTTGTTATATGATGACTTTTCGCGAAATACAACGTGACCTGCAAGCCCGACACTATGCTCCGGTTTATTTTTTGGAGGGAGAAGAAAGCTATTTTATAGATACCATTAGCAATTTTATAGAAAATACCGCCTTGAGCGAGGCAGAGAAAGAATTTAATCAAATCATTTTTTATGGAAAAGATTGCGATGTGCAAATGCTCATTAACACCGCCAAACGCTACCC harbors:
- a CDS encoding sigma-54-dependent Fis family transcriptional regulator, with translation MAKVLIVDDEKGIRRTLREILEYEGYSVDEAEDGVDGLNCIKMNRYDLVFLDIKMPKLDGMEVLAQALEFNPELPIIIISGHGTMETAVEAVRNGAFDYISKPPDLNRLLITVRNALDKSTLLSETKTLKRRANKTREIIGTSTAIKKIKETIERIAPTDARVLITGSNGTGKELVARWIHEKSNRTDGPMIEVNCAAIPSELIESELFGHEKGAFTSAIKQRIGKFELANGGTLFLDEVGDMSLSAQAKVLRALQENKITRVGGDREIPVNVRIVAATNKNLLELIAERKFREDLYHRLAVILVHVPSLDDRKEDIPLMAEMFVAEICNDYNMKPKQITAAALEELQRSHWSGNVRELHNVIERLVILSDKQITDKDVRSYVIPNTFSLNQSNSGNGGFDYDQFDKFQDFKDYAEKLFLEHKLAKNAWNVSKTAEEIDIQRSHLYNKIEKFNLKRN
- the mscL gene encoding large-conductance mechanosensitive channel protein MscL; amino-acid sequence: MGLIQEYKDFIAKGNVIDLAVGVVIGGAFGKIVGSVVDDLIMPPVGMLLGNDFSAMKLTLKNAVMEGEKIISPEIAIKYGNFITVLIQFLIIAFVLFLVVKAYNNMKKAEAAAPAPPPASEVLLTEIRDLLKR
- a CDS encoding alkaline phosphatase D family protein; translation: MTTTLLSLFRYTWIVYVLMLGAITIQAQQISQFGGNRTPNAAFKTFEEDLAPFYHGVASGDPTAHSIILWTRVTPPDLNTESIDVFWQIARDTAFSQIVQEGSSSAIASKDFTVNVKVDNLDAGTVYYYGFYALGKTSIVGRTRTAPTDSEHLRFAVVSCSNYQHGYFNSYARIAERNDLDAVIHLGDYIYEYGADTADARLGLLPDEEILELADYRTRHSFYKLDPDLRRLHQMHPIIAVWDDHEVANDAYKDGAENHTPATEGDYHERKSAAQQAYMEWMPMDTDGSDNSKIYRKLSYGNLADLIMLDTRHYARDKQIESLEDSTFHSDTRTMLGDVQKEWLKTELSNSTAKWKLIGNQILFAPLIIEPLIVLNASALSILRDIWEGYPNERNELVQFISDNEMDNIVFLTGDIHATFAFDVTPYPGTDTTLYNPNTGLNSVAVEFVTTSISSDGFNEYVGDASATFLENILKNINKQIRLSNFFEHGYFVLDVTEDKTQADWFFDSNRLVPNNTENFFKACYTLAGENHIRISDQPSTGKSTLDIVPPAVTRPPFDFVGIHDATLYQNSGSQLVLLHLLPNPATDFIQIGYALNEATTVSVNLVAANGTIHSLATAQTQSKGLYSRIFDVSQLPTGAYTLLISSQRGNIATQLQIVH